A region of the Halosolutus amylolyticus genome:
CAGGCCGAATATCAGCACGACCGAGGTCAACACGCCGGCGAGCACCATGATCCCGACGAGTTCGTACAGGGCCGCGACCTCCCAGCCGAGAAGCAACAACGCGAGCCACGTGATGACGCCGATCACGATCGAGATCCCGATCGCGTTGACGAACGAGGCGAGAACCGCGTTGACGAGTCGATCGTTCATCTCGAATCGCGGCTCGAGCAGCCCCTGGTGGAGTCCGCTGGAGATCCGTCCGCCGAGCGCGGCGTAGACGTTTCCGCGGGTCGCGAGAAAGACCGGTACCATCACGAGCAGGCCGGGAAAGCGCGCGACGCTTTCGACGATGCCCTCGAGTACGAGACCGGAGAAGAGGCCGCCACCGAGCGCGATCACGAGAACGGGGAGCGCTTCGCGATAGATCGACCAGAAGTCGCTCCGGACGCCCATATCTGTACCTTTCGAAGTCCCCTGTTAAAATTACCGGGAACCGCCCATCGCGGTACGCGCGTGGCTCGAACGTGGCCAGTCGACGTGTCCGTTCTCGGCCCGACGACGACCCGACTTGATCGCCGGTGCGCCCCTTATCGCTGCGCCGACAGGCCGGATCCGTCCCGTCGCTCTCGCTCGAGCGTGTGACAGCCGTCGACCAGCCGGTCGGGGAGGCGATCGGCGGTCTCCTGGAGGGACGTCACGACGCTCGCCACCTCCTCAAACCGGGGGCCGCGAGTCGCCCGCAGTGGGTCGGCCTCCCACCTGACATAGCCCGAATCGGACAGCATCGGCAGGTGGCGATGGTGTAATTCGACGGATACCGTCTCGCGATCGACGGCCCGGTTGGGTCCGATCGCGGCGTCGGGGAGGGACACCCACTCGTCCGTCGACACGTCGAGAAGTCCGAGGACGAGTTGCCGTCGTGGCTCGGCACGGAGTGCGTCGAACACGCGGTCCCATCGGTCGACGACCCGGTTCTCGGGTGGAAGGGCTCGGTTTGCCATGGGTTCCCATACATCGTCTGAACCATAATGGTTGTGGTGGTATACCATACCAATACCCGTGCCGCGAGAACTGAGACTCGTGCCGGTCGGCGCAGGAATCGAAAGGAAAAGACCCAAGGTTAGACTCCATCTAAATCTGGCAATGGCTGACGCTGCGGCGGGGGACGGCGGCCGGGACGGGTTTGCGAGGGCCTCCTGGGTCAACGTCCTCGGCAACGCCGTCAAGATCGTCGTCGAGGGTGCCGCGGGGCTCACGTTCGGAAGCGTCGCGCTGGTCGCGGACGCGGCCCACTCGATCGCGGACCTCGTCGCGAGCGTCGTCGTCCTCGTCTGGGGGCGGAGTTCTTACGACGAACCCGACGACACCCATCCTCACGGGCACGAGCGGATCGAGCCCCTGACGGCGCTGTTCGTCGGCGCCGTCATCGCGCTTCTCGGGCTGAACCTGCTGTACGAGTCCGCCCAGGGGCTCGTCTACGGCGTCGAGGTCCGCTTCAGCCCC
Encoded here:
- a CDS encoding magnesium transporter — translated: MGVRSDFWSIYREALPVLVIALGGGLFSGLVLEGIVESVARFPGLLVMVPVFLATRGNVYAALGGRISSGLHQGLLEPRFEMNDRLVNAVLASFVNAIGISIVIGVITWLALLLLGWEVAALYELVGIMVLAGVLTSVVLIFGLLALIFAGYTSGYDPDNLVGPIVTTLGDIFGMLFMLFSVRLVEVIV